A DNA window from Candidatus Hydrogenedentota bacterium contains the following coding sequences:
- a CDS encoding DUF4091 domain-containing protein yields the protein MKLLVVVFIALTGCATVMKRPESPLTCWPVDPLVKVFRDAAPASGGDALADVARGEHASFQVVVRAEDAITGLTAKAGLLRRGRGGETLAAASVRFVGYVPVDRPTQTPSKDQLRTPPADYPDPLLEDEALDVAAGQAQPVWVTVAVPVDAKPGVYRGTLTLEGRVEGVAAKAKAPLTLRVYDVAVEKTRLWVTEWYGMQWQHMAINPEPESEEYYALLRRYARNMAEHRHNVALISPIGLVAYEANADGSLKIDFAKFDRWVTIFQEEGVIGRIEGGHIGGRVGGWESDFAVQTFRVQDGKVVGESVAPDTPEADAFYARFFPALVAHLKDKGWLEVYMQHLADEPIASNVVSYRAMASLARKYAPELPIMEACHTKELTGAMDVWVPQLNFLHQDYGHYRERQEAGEEVWFYTCVFPQGEYANRFLEQPLLKTRLLHWINFRYGATGYLHWGYNQWTKDSPFTHTTRPHGGPPYLPAGDAWIVYPGKEGPLDSIRFEAMRDGIADHELLCMLAEKSPGAAQELAERHILDFDKYNTGIADFRATRRELLQKLEED from the coding sequence GTGAAACTTCTGGTAGTGGTATTCATTGCGTTGACGGGGTGCGCGACAGTGATGAAAAGGCCGGAGAGCCCTCTCACGTGCTGGCCGGTGGACCCGCTGGTCAAAGTGTTTCGTGACGCGGCGCCGGCCTCGGGCGGGGATGCCCTTGCCGACGTTGCCCGGGGCGAGCATGCCTCGTTTCAGGTGGTCGTGCGCGCCGAGGACGCTATCACCGGCCTGACCGCCAAGGCGGGGCTGCTTAGACGCGGGCGAGGCGGTGAAACGCTTGCCGCCGCGTCGGTGCGCTTCGTCGGGTATGTGCCTGTGGACCGCCCGACCCAGACGCCCTCAAAGGACCAGTTGCGGACGCCCCCGGCGGATTATCCAGACCCGCTGCTCGAGGATGAGGCTCTCGACGTTGCGGCGGGACAGGCGCAACCCGTGTGGGTGACGGTTGCCGTGCCGGTAGACGCGAAGCCCGGTGTGTATCGCGGCACGCTCACCCTCGAAGGGCGCGTGGAGGGAGTGGCGGCGAAAGCGAAAGCACCCTTGACCTTGCGGGTCTACGACGTGGCGGTCGAGAAGACCCGCCTGTGGGTGACCGAATGGTACGGGATGCAATGGCAGCATATGGCAATCAATCCCGAGCCGGAATCGGAGGAATACTACGCGCTTCTGCGGCGATACGCCCGCAACATGGCCGAACACCGCCACAACGTCGCCCTGATCTCGCCTATCGGGCTGGTGGCGTATGAGGCAAACGCCGACGGTTCGCTGAAGATTGACTTCGCCAAGTTCGATCGCTGGGTCACGATCTTTCAGGAGGAGGGCGTTATCGGCCGCATCGAAGGCGGGCATATCGGAGGCCGCGTGGGAGGGTGGGAATCGGACTTCGCTGTGCAGACCTTCCGGGTACAGGACGGGAAAGTCGTGGGCGAATCGGTTGCGCCCGACACTCCGGAGGCAGACGCCTTCTACGCGCGGTTCTTCCCGGCGCTGGTTGCTCATTTGAAGGATAAGGGCTGGCTCGAGGTCTATATGCAGCATCTTGCTGATGAGCCCATCGCGAGCAATGTGGTTTCGTACCGGGCGATGGCGTCGCTGGCGCGGAAATACGCCCCCGAATTGCCAATCATGGAAGCCTGCCACACGAAGGAACTCACGGGCGCAATGGATGTGTGGGTGCCCCAACTCAATTTCCTGCATCAGGACTATGGCCACTACCGCGAACGGCAGGAGGCGGGCGAAGAGGTCTGGTTCTATACGTGCGTGTTTCCGCAGGGCGAATACGCCAACCGCTTTCTTGAGCAGCCGCTGCTCAAGACGCGGCTGCTGCACTGGATCAACTTCCGTTACGGCGCTACGGGCTACCTTCATTGGGGGTATAACCAGTGGACCAAGGACAGTCCTTTCACGCACACGACCCGTCCTCATGGCGGGCCGCCGTATCTGCCCGCGGGCGATGCCTGGATCGTGTATCCCGGCAAGGAAGGGCCGCTGGACTCGATCCGGTTCGAGGCCATGCGCGACGGCATCGCCGATCATGAGCTGCTCTGCATGCTCGCCGAAAAGAGCCCCGGCGCGGCTCAGGAGCTTGCCGAGAGGCATATTCTCGATTTCGACAAGTACAACACCGGCATCGCGGACTTCCGCGCGACACGCAGGGAACTGCTGCAGAAGCTGGAAGAGGACTGA